The genome window CCTGCTGGAAGGCGGCCCCATCGCCACGGCGGAGGATCTGGGCCGTCTGCTTCGCCTTGCACCGATCGACGGCTACGTTGGTGGCTCGACCTTCGAACGCATGCCGCTGGAAGCCTCAGTTGCCGATCAGATCGACCGGTTCCGGCATGCCGGCCGACGGATGGAGACCCTGAACGATGAAAGCGCGAGCCTGCTTTCCTGGGGACGACGCTTCGGCCTGACGGGGCGGTCCAAGGCGCAACTCGGCTTTCTGGAGCGCCTGCGCCCGCTGGCCGGGGGTCGTTCGCCGGTGATGGTCCATTGCGGGCCGGGCCAGGATCCGATGCCGACCCTGCGCGCCCTGGCATCAGGCGCCGCCGGCACGCCGGTAATCTATCAGATCGATCTGGCGGGCGAGGATTTTCCCGCCCGGGCACGCGCCATCCTGTTCGGACAGGCCGATCCGTCCTCCCGGCGTCGCCCGGCCCTGGGTGACCCGGAAATCGATCTGCTCGTCATTCATGCGCCGGAACGCATGCCCACGGGCGCGCAGCGGCGCCTCGCCCGCGCCTTGTCGGATGGCGTGTTCCGGGCCACAGGTCAACGCCGCCCGAATTCCGTCGCACCACGAATTGCCCTGGTTCGCGCCGATGCCGGATCCGATGCCCGCAATGCCAATGCCCTGGAGGGCCTGGACCCGTCCCTGTGCCACATACTCGGCGGATCGGTCGTTCGGCTGCCATCCCTGACAGAGCGAATCGACGACCTGCTGACCTTGCTGGAGAGCCTCTCAGAGGATCGGCTCGGGCGTCCGCTGAAGCGGGAAGCGTTCTCGGCCGACGCCCTGCAGGCGCTGGAGGCCCATCCCTGGCCGGGGAACGAGGCGGAACTGCGCACTGTTCTCGGTCAGTTGCGCCATCCGGGCTCCGGCCAGCCGATCCAGAAGGGCGAAGTGCTGCCGCTGTTGCGTGGGGAAACGGAGCAACCAACGTCCGGGCGGGGCGAAAAGGACCGGATCGTGGACGCATTATGGCGTCACGGTTTCAGCCGCAGCCGAACGGCGGAAGCGCTCGGCATCTCGCGCAAGACGCTCTACAACAAGATCCGCAAGTATGGCCTGTCGGACTAGCGGTCAGGCGGCTTTGGGCCGGATCATCAACCCATCCACGCCTTCCGGCCACAGCGCCGGATGAGCCGCCTCTGTCGCGTCGCCGAGACCAAGGACGGATCCCTGCCAATCCGATGACGCCAGCGCATTGCGAACAAGCTGGATCGCCGTCCCCCGCTGACGGGATGATGGAAACCCTGCCGCAAAGTCCGAGACACGCGGCAGAACGATCAGCACCTCCGCCCCCGCGGCGATCGCCTTCTCGGCCCCTTCGGCATCCGTGACCACGGCCGCGGTGCGAAGACCGCGTGCGTGCAGGGCATCGAGACGTCGCAACTCGCCGGTCAGATCGAGACCGACATCCTCCAACTGCTGACCGAACTCCGAGTCCTGTTGCGCAACGCTCGGCAAGTTGACGATCCATTCGATCGATGCCGACTGACAGGCAGCCGCAACGGTATCGAGCTTCAGGAAGGGGTTCGCCATAAACAGGCCCAGCGCAGGGCGCGCGCCATCCCCCGCCGCCAGCCGATCCGCGATTGCGAGTTCCACAGGTTGGGAATTGCGATTGGGCAGCAACAACCCGACTTCCGCCGGCAATCCTTCCGCCAGCAGGGCCGGTACCGGGGTTGCGACCGCGTGAAACAAGCCGGCGCCGGACTTCCGGCTGCGCCATTCGACCGGCCAGGTCAGGTAATCCATGAATTCATTATCAGGCATCTATACCCATTTTTACCCATACTCATCTTTAGAAAAGCGATCAACCTTCCAGTAGAGCGCGGCGCACTTCCTCCAGATGCACGATCATCGCCTCGCGTGCGGCCCTGGGCGAACGACGCCGTACCGCGTCGATAATCGCGGCATGCTGCGCGACATAGCGGGCCTTCAGATCACTCGAATAGGCATTTCGCTTGGCAGCCAGCCAATCCGCATTGTCGCGCATCGACCG of Alphaproteobacteria bacterium contains these proteins:
- a CDS encoding phosphoenolpyruvate hydrolase family protein — protein: MPDATRRKIAETDAPFLIGAAIGSGSTGLAAARGGADFLLAINAGRLRSMGAPSIACMLPIFEATGLTEPFARNELLPQCDLPVLLGVDVWSGDFDPVRRAREIADAGFAGAVNFPSCMHFSRAMQQMLSRSGRGIEREVEQLRAVQNAGLTAMFYCATRTQARLAADSGIDMVCLNLGWNVGGTVGHRRRSSVEEVATAVREIGRLIKRINPRIRFLLEGGPIATAEDLGRLLRLAPIDGYVGGSTFERMPLEASVADQIDRFRHAGRRMETLNDESASLLSWGRRFGLTGRSKAQLGFLERLRPLAGGRSPVMVHCGPGQDPMPTLRALASGAAGTPVIYQIDLAGEDFPARARAILFGQADPSSRRRPALGDPEIDLLVIHAPERMPTGAQRRLARALSDGVFRATGQRRPNSVAPRIALVRADAGSDARNANALEGLDPSLCHILGGSVVRLPSLTERIDDLLTLLESLSEDRLGRPLKREAFSADALQALEAHPWPGNEAELRTVLGQLRHPGSGQPIQKGEVLPLLRGETEQPTSGRGEKDRIVDALWRHGFSRSRTAEALGISRKTLYNKIRKYGLSD
- a CDS encoding phosphoenolpyruvate hydrolase family protein, with translation MPDNEFMDYLTWPVEWRSRKSGAGLFHAVATPVPALLAEGLPAEVGLLLPNRNSQPVELAIADRLAAGDGARPALGLFMANPFLKLDTVAAACQSASIEWIVNLPSVAQQDSEFGQQLEDVGLDLTGELRRLDALHARGLRTAAVVTDAEGAEKAIAAGAEVLIVLPRVSDFAAGFPSSRQRGTAIQLVRNALASSDWQGSVLGLGDATEAAHPALWPEGVDGLMIRPKAA